A genome region from Populus alba chromosome 5, ASM523922v2, whole genome shotgun sequence includes the following:
- the LOC118062245 gene encoding protein FANTASTIC FOUR 2: MSSSSSCPGLQSCLEPVSLVETRVLRIKLAPSKSNDSRSSTSGKPFVTDSDKNADMGGWSFLQSIANNTSQTTKENDKVYVPPNFKRSSSMLNEKSLEMCTESLGSETGSEMSESSDDMAVLPLENVNYETRETPKSREARRTSRSVSFPPPLSSISGSNNVRVMPHREGGRLVLEAVTISSCHAYLHAERTDGRLRLHLMNHCSSNNFDSEEEEAESGEEIVVEEDGDDDQSGDDEAEGGDGIWGEELEGSSVNTGGEMGMGNLARPRRCKEGGSSSKSLLNWEPFWVAT, from the coding sequence ATGTCCTCCTCAAGCTCCTGTCCAGGCCTCCAATCATGCCTAGAGCCGGTCTCCCTCGTAGAAACACGTgttttgaggatcaaattggcTCCATCCAAATCCAATGATTCTCGCTCTTCAACAAGTGGCAAGCCTTTTGTCACTGACTCAGACAAAAATGCTGACATGGGCGGCTGGAGTTTCCTCCAGTCTATTGCTAACAATACCTCTCAGACCACCAAAGAGAACGACAAAGTCTACGTCCCTCCGAATTTTAAGCGCTCCTCTTCCATGCTCAACGAAAAGAGCCTGGAAATGTGTACCGAAAGCTTGGGGAGTGAAACAGGCAGCGAGATGAGTGAAAGCAGCGACGATATGGCTGTCCTTCCATTAGAAAATGTGAATTATGAGACTAGAGAAACACCAAAATCGCGTGAAGCAAGAAGAACGAGTCGAAGTGTTAGCTTCCCACCTCCTTTGAGCTCGATTAGTGGCTCCAACAATGTCCGAGTGATGCCTCACCGAGAAGGTGGAAGGCTAGTCCTGGAAGCAGTGACCATCTCTTCTTGCCATGCTTATTTACATGCAGAGAGAACCGATGGCCGGCTCCGGCTGCATTTGATGAATCACTGCTCTTCTAATAACTTTGACAGTGAAGAGGAAGAAGCAGAGTCTGGTGAGGAAATTGTAGTTGAAGAAGACGGTGATGATGATCAAAGTGGAGATGATGAAGCTGAGGGTGGTGATGGTATTTGGGGAGAGGAGTTGGAGGGAAGTAGTGTAAATACTGGGGGTGAAATGGGGATGGGGAACTTGGCTAGACCACGAAGGTGCAAGGAAGGTGGGAGCAGCAGCAAAAGCTTGCTTAACTGGGAGCCATTTTGGGTGGCTACTTGA
- the LOC118061628 gene encoding probable transmembrane GTPase FZO-like, chloroplastic, with the protein MIPLLSLHSPKPSLFLTHFLPHLPTPRFKPPPHRTRHFPIHSFPNNQQQQQPANQNFSNQQPRTLFPGGYKRPEIKVPNIVLQLDPEDVIRGGSEALDLIDKAVSKSVGIVILNGSIGGGGSGKSLYEAACLVNSVVRDRAYLLIGERVDIATAVNASGVVLSDQGLPAIVARNMMMGSRTESVVLPLVARIVQTPNAALKASNSEGADFLIYVHGPEEDFDSEMSPGFGNVKIPIFVLDASRGEATLSVGASKFRKTGASGLVLSLEDLRLFSDDALSQMFDTVSATGKNFQDDLESFSKLKSLDMENDSHKKTTVAGFVKLEDREKQLIEKERSILLEAIDVIQKASPLTGELSLFIDAVSQIDEPFLLAIVGEFNSGKSTVINALLGKRYLNEGVVPTTNEITFLRYSKSDSEEQQRCERHPDGQYICYLPAPILKEMNIVDTPGTNVILQRQQRLTEEFVPRADLLLFVISADRPLTESEVSFLRYTQQWKKKVVFVLNKSDLYRNSSELEEAMLFIKENTMKLLKTNDVILYPISARSALEAKLSASSDLGKDYTELSVSKSHLKISRFFELEQFLYSFLDASTTTGMERIRLKLETPIAIAERLLSACETLVKQDSQLAKQDLTSATELIDSVKEYAIKMENESISWRRKTMSLIDATKSRVLELIESTLQLSNLDLVASYIFRGEKPATMPATIKIQNDIIGPALTDAQKLLGEYLKWLHSNSAHGGKLYKEQFEKRWTSITYPTSQIHLETHDMAKKVDLSIRVIENLSAVSTSKLLEKQIREAFLGTFGGLGAAGLSASLLTSVLPTTLEDLLALGLCSAGGFIAISTFPVRRQAIVDKVNKIADGLAREVEEAMQNDLMETVGNLENFVKTIGKPYQDAAQERLDKLLDLQEELSNVDKKLRTLRIEIQNVHLS; encoded by the exons ATGATACCTCTCCTCTCCCTCCACTCCCCAAAGCCTTCCCTTTTCCTCACCCATTTCCTTCCTCACCTCCCCACTCCTCGCTTCAAACCCCCTCCTCACCGAACCCGCCATTTCCCAATCCACTCCTTCCCGAacaaccaacaacaacaacagcccGCCAATCAAAACTTTTCAAATCAACAACCAAGAACCCTTTTCCCTGGCGGTTACAAACGCCCCGAAATTAAAGTCCCCAACATCGTCCTCCAGCTGGACCCGGAGGATGTCATTCGTGGCGGAAGTGAGGCGTTGGATTTGATTGATAAGGCCGTGTCTAAGTCGGTTGGGATTGTTATTCTCAATGGCAGCATCGGGGGTGGAGGCAGTGGGAAGAGCCTTTACGAGGCGGCCTGTTTGGTGAATTCAGTGGTCAGAGATCGTGCTTATTTGTTGATCGGAGAACGTGTTGATATAGCCACTGCTGTTAATGCCAGTGGTGTTGTGCTGTCTGATCAAG GGCTTCCTGCCATTGTGGCAAGAAATATGATGATGGGTTCTCGAACTGAATCAGTTGTTCTACCTTTGGTAGCCAGGATTGTGCAGACACCAAATGCTGCATTAAAGGCGTCTAATTCTGAAGGTGCTGATTTTCTTATATATGTTCATGGCCCAGAGGAAGATTTTGATTCAGAAATGAGCCCTGGATTCGGGAATGTGAAGATACCAATCTTTGTCCTCGATGCTTCACGTGGGGAGGCCACATTGTCGGTGGGGGCATCAAAATTTCGGAAAACCGGTGCTAGTGGTTTAGTTCTGTCATTGGAAGATTTGAGGTTATTTAGCGATGATGCTTTGAGTCAGATGTTTGACACTGTGAGTGCAACCGGTAAAAATTTTCAGGATGACCTTGAAAGCTTCAGTAAGCTCAAATCTTTGGATATGGAAAATGATAGTCATAAAAAAACAACGGTGGCAGGCTTTGTTAAACTGGAGGATAGAGAAAAACAGCTCatagaaaaagagagatcaaTATTGCTTGAAGCTATTGATGTTATCCAGAAAGCTAGTCCTCTG ACGGGGGAGCTTTCACTTTTCATTGACGCGGTTTCTCAGATTGACGAGCCATTTTTACTGGCTATAGTG GGTGAGTTTAACTCTGGGAAATCAACTGTTATTAATGCACTTCTTGGAAAAAGATACCTTAACGAGGGTGTTGTTCCTACAACAAATGAGATCACTTTCTTACGCTACTCTAAGAGTGATTCTGAAGAGCAACAACGTTGTGAAAGGCATCCAGATGGTCAATATATATGCTACCTTCCAGCTCCAATTCTTAAAGAA ATGAATATTGTTGACACACCAGGGACTAATGTCATTCTCCAAAGGCAACAGCGTCTTACTGAAGAATTTGTGCCTCGTGCAGATTtgcttctttttgttatttcagcTGACAGGCCATTAACTGAAAGTGAG GTTTCTTTTCTTCGTTATACTCAACAGTGGAAGAAGAAAGTTGTTTTCGTGTTAAATAAATCTGACCTCTACAGGAATTCCAGTGAG CTCGAGGAAGCTATGTTGTTCATTAAGGAGAATACAATGAAATTGCTGAAAACCAATGATGTAATATTATATCCTATCTCTGCTCGGTCTGCTCTTGAAGCAAAACTGTCAGCTTCATCTGACCTTGGAAAAGATTACACAGAATTATCAGTTTCAAAATCTCATTTGAAAATCTCTAGATTCTTTGAACTTGAACAGTTCTTGTATAGTTTTTTAGATGCCTCAACAACCACAGGAATGGAAAGAATAAGGCTTAAACTTGAAACTCCAATCGCAATTGCAGAACGTCTACTTTCTGCCTGTGAAACTCTTGTGAAACAAGATAGCCAATTAGCCAAGCAGGATCTAACCTCCGCAACAGAACTGATTGATAGTGTGAAAGAGTATGCAATAAAGATGGAAAATGAGAGCATCTCTTGGAGAAGAAAAACTATGTCACTG ATTGATGCCACAAAATCTCGTGTTTTGGAGCTCATAGAATCGACCCTACAATTATCAAAtcttgatcttgttgcttcGTATATATTCAGAGGGGAAAAGCCTGCTACAATGCCAGCCACCATAAAGattcaaaatgatataattggTCCTGCACTTACAGATGCACAA AAATTGCTTGGAGAATACCTGAAATGGTTACATTCAAATAGTGCTCATGGAGGAAAACTATACAAAGAACAATTTGAAAAACGATGGACTTCAATTACCTATCCAACCTCCCAGATACATTTAGAGACCCATGATATGGCGAAAAAAGTTGACCTCAGCATTAGAGTGATAGAGAACCTCAGTGCCGTGTCCACTTCCAAGCTACTTGAAAAGCAAATACGTGAAGCG TTCTTGGGGACTTTTGGCGGATTAGGAGCTGCTGGTTTATCTGCCTCACTTCTGACATCAGTACTGCCTACTACTTTAGAAGATCTTCTTGCTCTCGGCCTTTGTTCTGCTGGAGG GTTCATAGCAATTTCCACTTTCCCAGTCCGTAGGCAAGCGATTGTAGACAAGGTAAATAAGATTGCAGATGGCCTTGCACGTGAAGTTGAAGAGGCTATGCAGAATGATCTCATGGAAACTGTTGGAAATTTGGAAAACTTTGTAAAAACTATTGGCAAGCCTTATCAAGATGCAGCACAAGAAAGACTGGACAAACTTttagatcttcaagaagaactATCAAATGTTGATAAAAAACTTAGAACACTTCGCATTGAAATACAGAATGTTCATTTATCATGA
- the LOC118062242 gene encoding uncharacterized protein, which yields MGRKPKALLKLIERANVDESTVPSVPCMQLEPNNSNPSFQPESSKQAANSTLEGVEPNLQMQSHFAKSYSRKTARQTCAKVRRSERLKNSVVFTHNQDLEHVIEEITLIGDEEGDGHADAKMSEHTSMRKNLEEKVDYILEMLEALGKTADVKFKATKNSFSGSCSGGDDITYKSLYIDSQKKVEALMEENYQLNLKFQNALGKIEAYEKGNPMACDVLEKFNEILLSSLSKISAREAGLEHRTPAKRKTLDKQTRKN from the exons ATGGGAAGGAAACCTAAAGCTCTTCTGAAGCTCATAGAAAGGGCTAATGTG GATGAAAGTACAGTTCCTTCTGTTCCGTGCATGCAATTGGAGCCCAATAATAGTAATCCCTCCTTCCAGCCTGAAAGCTCAAAACAGGCTGCAAATTCTACCTTGGAGGGGGTGGAACCAAACCTCCAAATGCAATCACACTTTGCTAAATCATATTCAAGAAAGACAGCAAGGCAAACCTGTGCTAAGGTTAGGAGATCCGAGCGTCTTAAGAATTCAGTTGTGTTCACTCACAACCAAGATCTTGAGCATGTCATTGAAGAGATAACTCTTATTGGAGACGAGGAAGGGGATGGCCATGCGGACGCAAAAATGTCAGAGCATACTTCAATGAGAAAAAACTTGGAAGAAAAAGTAGACTATATTCTGGAAATGCTAGAGGCACTAGGAAAGACCGCAGATGTAAAATTTAAG GCAACCAAGAACTCCTTTAGTGGGAGCTGTAGTGGTGGGGATGATATTACATATAAAAGTTTGTATATTGACTCCCAAAAGAAG GTTGAAGCCTTAATGGAAGAAAATTATCAGCTTAATTTGAAGTTTCAAAATGCTCTTGGCAAAATAGAAGCA TATGAGAAGGGGAATCCTATGGCTTGTGATGTGCTGGAGAAGTTCAATGAGATATTGCTCTCAAGCCTTTCGAAAATCTCTGCACGGGAAGCTGGTCTTGAGCATAGGACTCCTGCTAAGAGAAAGACACTTGACAAGCAAACAAGAAAGAACTGA
- the LOC118061838 gene encoding chloroplast stem-loop binding protein of 41 kDa a, chloroplastic, which yields MATLAPSSSSPIFSGPSSKLSQPSLSSSSRLSLSSFSQLSPLSSSLSISPSFSAYPTCSRRLFASSFPVKASAAEKKKILIVNTNSGGHAVIGFYFAKELLGSGHEVSILTVGEESSDKMKKPPFSRFSEIVGAGGKTVWGNPAEVGKAVEGATFDVVLDNNGKDLDTVRPVVDWAKSAGVKQFLFISSAGIYKPTDEPPHVEGDVVKADAGHVGVEKYIAEIFSSWAIFRPQYMIGSGNNKDCEEWFFDRIVRKRPVPIPGSGMQLTNIAHVRDLSSMLTLAVENPEAASGNIFNCVSDRAVTLDGMAKLCAQAAGLPVEIVHYDPKAVGIDAKKAFPFRNMHFYAEPRAAKDILGWQGTTNLPEDLKERFDEYVKIGRDKKPMQFEIDDKILESLKVPVAA from the exons ATGGCTACTCTTGCTCCTTCATCCTCCTCTCCCATATTCTCTGGTCCATCTTCAAAGCTTTCTCAACCTTCCCTCTCATCCTCATCACgcctttctctttcttctttctcgcAGCTGtctcctctctcttcttctctttcaataTCTCCTTCCTTTTCTGCTTACCCCACATGTTCAAGACGCCTCTTTGCCTCTTCTTTCCCTGTCAAGGCTAGTGCTGCTGAGAAAAAGAAGATCCTTATAGTTAATACGAACAGTGGTGGTCATGCAGTTATTGGGTTCTATTTTGCAAAAGAACTTCTGGGTTCTGGCCATGAAGTCAGTATCTTGACTGTTGGAGAGGAGAGTTCAGACAAGATGAAGAAGCCTCCATTCAGTAGATTCTCA GAAATTGTGGGTGCTGGAGGGAAGACGGTATGGGGGAACCCAGCAGAGGTAGGGAAGGCTGTGGAAGGAGCAACATTTGATGTGGTGCTGGATAACAATGGAAAGGACCTGGATACTGTAAG GCCTGTAGTAGACTGGGCCAAGAGTGCTGGTGTGAAGCAGTTCCTGTTCATCAGCAGTGCTGGAATCTACAAACCAACCGATGAGCCTCCTCATGTCGAAGGG GATGTTGTTAAAGCTGATGCTGGTCATGTTGGGGTGGAAAAATACATAGCAGAGATTTTCAGTAGTTGGGCTATATTCCGTCCACAATACATGATTGGATCTGGCAACAATAAAGATTGTGAGGAGTGGTTTTTTGATC GAATTGTCCGCAAAAGGCCAGTGCCAATCCCTGGTTCTGGGATGCAACTGACTAACATCGCCCATGTTAGGGACTTATCCTCTATGCTTACTCTAGCTGTGGAGAACCCAGAAGCTGCATCCGGCAACATATTCAACTGTGTAAGCGACCGTGCTGTGACCTTGGATGGAATGGCCAAACTCTGTGCACAAGCTGCAGGTCTTCCAGTAGAAATCGTGCATTATGATCCAAAAGCTGTTGGAATTGATGCGAAGAAAGCTTTTCCTTTCCGAAATATG CACTTCTATGCAGAACCACGAGCTGCCAAGGACATCTTGGGATGGCAGGGCACCACAAACCTTCCTGAAGACTTGAAGGAGCGATTTGATGAGTATGTAAAGATTGGTCGAGACAAGAAGCCAATGCAATTCGAGATTGACGATAAAATACTTGAGTCGCTGAAAGTTCCAGTTGCTGCGTGA